DNA from Corynebacterium aurimucosum ATCC 700975:
CCGCGAACCTTGCTGGCATGGGACAAAGCTTCGATAACCAGCGATACCCGCATGTGATCGGCGAGCGCATGACCGACAAGTTTGCGCGAGTAGACGTCGATGACTGTGGCAAGGTACATGTTCTTGCCTCCCTTACACGGCAGGTAGGTGATATCGCCTACATACACCTGGTTCGGCTTATCAGCGGTGAATTTGCGGCCTACTAAATCTGGCATGACTCGATGACCAGGCTTGCGCCTGGTAGTGACACATCGACGTTGTTTAGTAAAGCCTTTTAGCCCCATGGATTTCATAATGCGTGCGACCTTCTTGTGATTGATCGGAGGAAAGTCCGTATCGGCTTTAAGGCTTGCAGCGATGCGTTTAGCACCATAAAGCCCGTGCTCATCATCGAAGATGCTCTTGATTCTCGCACCAATAAGGGCATCGGAACACGTCTTTAACCTGCGTTTTTCGCGGGTGTTGACCCATTTGTAGAACGAGGAGCGATTGAGCTTTAACACGTGGCACATCCGTGTGAGCTGAGTATTCGGTTCGGTGGTCGTAGACAAACTGGAAGCGGATTACCAGCGTGTCTCTTCGGCAAAATATTTCGCGGCCTTGCGCAGGATGTCGCGTTCTTCACGAAGCTTAGAGACTTCTTTTTCTAGCTGACGGATTCGTTCAGAATCAGTCGTCGCCTGTGCCTTGTCGCGCATGCTTTTTGTGCGGACACGCTTGCCGGTGCCGTACTGCTTAAGCCAGGAATAAAGTGAGGAACGATTGATTCCTAGCTCTGCTGAAGCCGCGTGAAGTGAGAGGTCCTCATTGTTTTCGTAGAGGGCCACAGCATCACGTTTGAACTGTTCGGAGTACCTAGGCATGGTGGTAGATTACCTTTCTTCCCAACCCAACAGGGCTGGATATCAGGTGTCTACCTAACAGGGGTCAGGTCCACAAGCATGCACAAGAACGGCACAACAACAGCCAGAACCCCACGCTGGCGTTGCCCCAACTGCAACGCTTCTCAAACCGGCACCAGGGCCAACACCGCCAATATCCAGCACTTCAAAGTCTTTCTAGACTGGGTCCTCACTGGTGAACCAGCCCAACGCATAGCACACCGCCTTCACGTCACCCGACGCACACTGACCCGGTGGTTTACCTTCTTTTGGTTCATCGTGGTGCCCTCACATACCGACAAGTTCCGCGTCTACGACCAGTTGTTTATCGACGGCACCTACTTTCACAAGAAATGCCTGCTTGTTGCGTGCACCGCGGAACACCCCGTGGCCTGGCTGTGGTGCACCGGGGAATCAAAATACAACTACGCCAGACTCCTAGACATGCTCGCACCACCACTAATCGTCACGATCGGCGGCTCTGGCGGTGCCCGCGCAGTCATTAAAAAGCACTGGCCAGATACCAAAATCCAGCGATGTCTCGTTCATGTTCAGCGCAATATCCTCACCGACATCTCACGTCATCCCCGCTATCTGGCACATAAAGCACTGCGCAAGTTCGCGTATCAGCTCACACATATCGAAACTCAAGATGAAGCACGCGAGTTCATTACTAGAGTCCACAAGGCCAGCGTGACATTCGGCCCCTGGCTAAAAGAGAAAACATACCGCAGCCAGGTAAAAGCCGCGGATATACCGCGGTGGGTCAAGCCGAGTCAAAAATTCTGGTTCACGCACCGTGGCGCTAGGCGAAGCTTCAACAGGCTCAATGAACTTATCAACGACGGAACGCTATTTACCTACCTGAATCCGCCAGAAGGCATAACTGAAGTGCCCCGGGTTTTTCCTAGGCATTTGCCTTGATTTCCATTATTTTTCGACTGGGGTGGTGTTCCCATATTTCGGCTTCGACTTCAGCCGGGGTGCGGTAGCCTAGGCTCTGGTGGAGCCGTGATTCGTTCCACCAGTTAACCCACTCGAACGTGGCGATGTCCACGTCGACGACATCGGCCCACGTTCGCCTATGAATCAGCTCATTCTTGTAGGAGCCGTTGACATTCTCCGCCAGAGCATTGTCGTAGGAATCACCAACAGTGCCGGTCGACGCCGTAATTCCATGCTCAGCCAGGCGCTCGTTGTAGACGATGCTCACATACTGCGACCCGTGGTCCGAGTGATGAATTAGGCCCGCCGTTTCCGTGGCGCACACGATCGCCTGGTTGAGCGCCCGCAGCGGCAACGCCTCAGTGCGCATCGAATCAGACAACGCCCACCCGACAATCCTCCGGGAGTACACATCAGTGACAAAAGCTGTGTACACAAACCCTTTCCTGGTGCGCACATACGTAATGTCCGCCACCCACAGACGATTAGGGCCAGGAGCCTTAAACTCACGATTTGCCAAATCTGGGCGAAGATCCGGGCCTGTGGGCTTACGCGTCGTAATTGGTGCCCCACCTTTTCCCTTGCCGGACAGACCAGCGCTGCGCATCAGCCGGGCTGTTTGCTCACGCCCAATGTCAACGCCCTGGCGTTGCAGCATGCGCCACATCTTCCGCACGCCGTAGACGCCGTAATTTTCAGCGTGAACGTCGCGAATATGCTCTACAAGGGTAGCGTCGCGAAGGGCGCGGGAGCTTAAGCCCCGGGTCTTGGATTGGCGGTACCCACGCGAGCTAAGAAAACCGCCTTCGCGATGCGTGTTGAACGTCTGGCAGATGAACTCGACTGAGAAACGATTCCGATGCTCATCGACGATCGATGAATCGGATCATTTCTTAACTTTTCAGGTCGAGTTCGGATGCGAAAAAGCTGAGGCGGCTTTCAACAACTCGTTGGTGTCGCGCAGCTCGTGATTTTCTCGACGCAACCTTGCGTTTTTCTGCAGCAAGGTCTTCGGGCATTGATTCCACAACACGTCCTTCGCGACGAGCGGCCTGCGTCCATTGCCTCGCTGTGTGCCACGAGACGCCCAGCTTTGGTGCCACGATCTTGCAGGCTGCCTGCATGGAAATGTTCTCCGTCAGGATGCGGTCTTCCGCGAGGCGGACCACTCGGTCCTTCGCATCCTGATTAAACTTCGTTGGCATGTTCCAAATTTTCCTATCTACTCAAACGGAACAAAACCTGAGGCACCTCATCTTAACAGGGACAGCAATAAGCCATACCGAAGCCAGCGACTAGTTCCACTGTCCTTTCGGGCGGCGGGAACGGGCATAAACATAGCCCGCCCACTCGGGCGGACAGGCTATGAATCTTCGGTGCCCTGGGGTGGAACTACTAACAACGTAATGGGGCTAAATTCGCTGACAGGAAATGGCGCGCGGTAGGCGAGGGGCGCGGCGGTCGATGGGGGTGCGTCGCGTGAGCGGCTCGGCTGTGATGTGTGTTGCGGCGAGTGCTGCAGAGGGCGCGCGGAACGTTTTGGCAAACGCGAGTCTCTATGGTTCAATATTTAGGTTGCTTGCAGCCGGCCGGCGCAGGCGGTGCGTTTCCGAACCGTGTGCCCCGAGACCCATCGACAGTTGTTCGTTGAATAAGCCCTGCAAGTATCCATGTACATAGACCGCGTGTGTCAAGGACGGAAATCTTGGCGCACATTAATCCAGGTCAGGAGACCCATAGTGATTCAGCAAGAATCGCGTCTGCGCGTCGCCGACAACTCCGGTGCACGAGAGCTCCTCGTCATCCGCGTTCTCGGCGGCTCCGTTCGACGTTTTGCTGGCATTGGTGACATCGTCGTCGCCACTGTCAAGGAAGCCATCCCGGGTGGCAACGTAAAGGAAGGCGACATCGTCAAGGCCGTCATCGTACGCGCCAAGAAGGAGACCCGTCGTCCGGACGGCTCCTACATCGCATTCGATGAAAACGCCGCAGTTATTCTCAAGGGTGACAACGAGCCGCGCGGTACCCGCATCTTCGGCCCGGTTGCTCGCGAACTTCGTGACAAGCGCTTCATGAAGATCGTTTCTCTCGCACCGGAGGTGATCTAGTCTTATGAAGATTCATAAGGGCGATATGGTGATCGTTATTTCGGGCCCGGACAAGGGCGCGAAGGGCAAGGTCATCGAGGCATACCCGAAGCGCGACAAGGTCCTCGTTGAGGGCGTCAACCGCGTTAAGAAGCACGTTGCTAACTCCGCTACCGAGCGTGGCGCCGAGTCCGGCGGAATCGTGACCCAGGAAGCTCCGATCCACGTGTCCAACGTTGCGATCGTTGACTCCGAGGGCAACCCGACCCGCGTGGGCTACCGTTTCGACGAAAACGGCAAGAAGGTCCGCATCGCACGTAGCAACGGGAAGGACATCTAAAATGAGCGAGAACTACACTCCGCGTCTGAAGACCCGCTACCGCGAGGAAATCAAGAAGGCTCTGAACGAAGAGTTCAAGTACGAGAACGTGATGCAGATTCCGGGCGTCACCAAGGTTGTCGTCAACATGGGTGTGGGCGACGCTGCCCGCGACTCCAAGATGATCAACGGCGCTCTCGAGGACCTTACCGCTATCACCGGCCAGAAGCCGCAGGTGCGTCGCGCTAAGAAGTCCATCGCTAACTTCAAGCTCCGTGAGGGCATGCCCATCGGCGCACGCGTTACCCTGCGTGGCGACCGCATGTGGGAGTTCCTGGACCGCCTGCTGACCATCGCGCTGCCGCGTATTCGCGACTTCCGCGGTCTCTCCGACCAGCAGTTCGACGGCCACGGCAACTACACCTTCGGCCTCAGCGAGCAGACCATGTTCTACGAGATCGACATCGACAAGGTGGACCGCCCGCGCGGTATGGACATCACCGTCGTCACCTCCGCTACCAACGACGAGGAAGGCCGCAAGCTCCTGCGCGAGCTCGGCTTCCCGTTCAAGTAAGCGGCGACACTTTCTCTTTGAGATAGAGAACGACCCCCGGTACTCCCTGCAAGGAGGCCGGGGGTTTCGCGCGTCCTGACACGGAGTACGATATCGGGTGCCTTAACGTTTCTCGAGCCAGTGAGGTACTGGATGTCTCTCAACGAAGCCGCCGCCGTTGCGGTGAAGAAGAAGCTCACGCTTCTCGACGAATCCCTCGCCCGTTTCGCCGTGCGAGCTACCCTGGCGGGCGCGTACCTAGCCATCGGCACGGCATTCGCTGGCGTAGTGGGGATGGGTGTCGAAAAGCACGCGGCTGGCTTGGGCTCCTTGGTTTTCGCTGCGCTTTTCGGGCTCGGCCTGTTCGCCATTGTCATCTTGGGTGCTGATTTGGCCACCAGCAACATGATGTACATGGTCTACGGCGCGGTGAAGAAGCAGGTGGGGTGGGGAAAGGCGCTGTGGTTGCTCGTGGTGACCACGCTGTTTAACCTCGTCGGCGTAGTGATTTTTGCCGCCGCCATGTCGGTGTCCGCGAAGCTGGGAAACATGGACCCGGGTCACCTTATCGCCACGATGTCGGCGGGGAAGCTGGAGAAGACCCCGGGCGGTCTTTTCGTCGAGGCCGTCGTTGCCAACTTCGTGGTGAACATGGCGATCATCGGGGCGATGTCGGCCAAGGAGCTGGTGTCCAAATTCTTCGTCATCGTTCCCATTATCGCGTGCTTTGTGGGCTTAAGCCTTGAGCACGTCATCGCGAACTTCTGTCTGATGTTGCTGACGGTCTTCTGTGCTAGCCCGCTGCCCGATGCCTTTAGCCTGGGCGCGGTGCTCACCAACTGGTCCATCGCGTGGATGGGAAACCTCATCGGCGGTGGCTTCCTCATGGGTGGGGTCTACGCGTGGCTTAACTCCGGCCCGGAAGCGTATCGCGACTAAGTTGACCCGAATAAAGGTTGAATCGGTCGCCGCGGGCAAAGCCGACGAGCGCCATGCCCGTCTCCCGGGCGGTTGTGACGGCTAGGGAGGAGGCTGCGGAGACCGCGACAAGCATGCCGAAGCCGGCCATCGCTGCTTTATTGACGAGTTCGAAGCTGGCGCGCGAGCTCATGACCAGAATGAGGTCACTGGCGGGCAGCTTTCCTTCCATGAGCAGGTTGCCGATGACCTTGTCGGCGGCGTTGTGCCGGCCTACGTCTTCGCGGACGACGACGGGTTCGCCGTCGAGAGTGAACGCGCCTGCGGCGTGGATGCCCCCAGTCTTGCGGAACTGCTTCTGCTCCCGCTTGAGGGCCTCGGGCAGCTTGGCGACGACCCCCGGATCCACCGGCACCTGTGGAATCTCGTAGCGTGACTGCTTCATGAGTGCCTCGATGGAGGAGGTGCCACACACGCCGCAGGCGGACGTGGTGGTGGTCAGACGCAGATCGGCGAGCGTGAGCGCGTGGGGGTTAGCCAGCTCCACGTCGAGCAGATTATAGGGATTGCGCCCATCCACCGAGGCGCCGGCGCAGTAGCGGGCCCCCCGGACGTCACTGACCTTCTCAATGTGTCCTTCGGAGTGGAGGAAACCATGTGCCAGCTCGACGTCGTGTCCCGGGGTGCGCATCGTCGTCGTTAGTGTTTGCCCGCCGACGCGGATCTCCAGCGGCTCCTCGCCGGCGACGGAATCGCCACGGGTATCGACTTGGGTGACGTGGCCGTTCTCATCGAGGCGCACCTTGGTCACAGCGAATGTGGCGTTGACGCGCCCGCTCATCGGTTGAGGGCCTCCTTCAAGGTGGCAATGTGTGCGCGGGCCTCATCGGTGTTCTTGGACGCGAGCCCCACCAGGTAAGCGGTTAGGGGAGCGGCGGGCCGGGACTGGGTATGCGCAACGTCTTTGGTCAGATCGAGAAGTTCTTTGATCAAAGCGGTGGCCTCCTCGGGAGAGGCGCCGATCAGCTCGGCAGCCTCCTTCAGCCACTGATGGGCGGTGCGGATCGGATCAGGTGTTTCGCTCATGGCTTCCTATGCTAACGCGTTTTGGAAAACTGCATGTCAGCGGGTAGAGTAATCCGACGGACTTGCATTTTTCCACTCCTGTGCCGCGAAAACAGTGCAGGAGGTGCGGAAACGTGCCAAGCCGGAAGAATTGAACACATCTACTTTGTTGTAGGCCCCTCGCCGTAGATAGCGGACCGTTGTCTGTATCAAAGGGTGGCGAGCGCCTCGTGGTATTGACCGCGGGGAGCGTGAGTAGCCCGAAATCACACGGAAAACGCTTTGGTGAGCTTTTGTGGGAACCGCAACGAGAAAGGTTAAAGGTCACTCATATGACTATGACTGATCCTATTGCCGACATGCTGTCGCGCGTGCGCAACGCATCTAATGCGCACCACGACGTCGTGTCGATGCCGACCTCCAAGCTCAAGGCGAACATCGCTGAGATCTTGAAGCAGGAAGGCTACATCGCTGACTACTCCGTCGAGGGCCACGAGCTGTCCCTCGAGCTTAAGTACAACAACCGTGAGCGTTCCCTCTCGGGTCTGCGTCGCGTGTCTAAGCCGGGTCTGCGTGTGTACGCAAAGTCCACCGAACTGCCGCAGGTTCTGGGCGGCCTGGGCGTGGCTATCATTTCCACGTCTCAGGGTCTGCTTACCGACCGTCAGGCTCAGGAGAAGGGTGTAGGCGGAGAAGTTCTCGCCTACGTCTGGTAAGGGAGGATTGACACATGTCTCGTATCGGTCTAGCACCTATCGCCGTCCCGAAGGGCGTCGACATCACCATCAATGGCCAGGTTGTCAACGTTAAGGGTGCCAAGGGCACCCTCGAGGTTGAGCTGCCGGAGCCGATCACCGCAGCCGTCGAGGATGACGAGATCAAGGTCTCCCGTCCGGATGACGACCGCAAGAACCGCGCCCTGCACGGTCTGGCCCGCTCCCTGGTCAACAACGCCGTTGTTGGCGTGACCGAGGGCTACACCAAGAAGATGGAAATCTTCGGTGTTGGTTACCGTGTCCAGCAGAAGGGTAAGGACCTGGAGTTCTCTCTGGGTTACTCCCACCCGATCCTCATCGAGGCTCCGGAGGGCATCACCTTCGCTGTGGATGGCGCAA
Protein-coding regions in this window:
- a CDS encoding transposase yields the protein MHKNGTTTARTPRWRCPNCNASQTGTRANTANIQHFKVFLDWVLTGEPAQRIAHRLHVTRRTLTRWFTFFWFIVVPSHTDKFRVYDQLFIDGTYFHKKCLLVACTAEHPVAWLWCTGESKYNYARLLDMLAPPLIVTIGGSGGARAVIKKHWPDTKIQRCLVHVQRNILTDISRHPRYLAHKALRKFAYQLTHIETQDEAREFITRVHKASVTFGPWLKEKTYRSQVKAADIPRWVKPSQKFWFTHRGARRSFNRLNELINDGTLFTYLNPPEGITEVPRVFPRHLP
- a CDS encoding IS3 family transposase, with translation MVDEHRNRFSVEFICQTFNTHREGGFLSSRGYRQSKTRGLSSRALRDATLVEHIRDVHAENYGVYGVRKMWRMLQRQGVDIGREQTARLMRSAGLSGKGKGGAPITTRKPTGPDLRPDLANREFKAPGPNRLWVADITYVRTRKGFVYTAFVTDVYSRRIVGWALSDSMRTEALPLRALNQAIVCATETAGLIHHSDHGSQYVSIVYNERLAEHGITASTGTVGDSYDNALAENVNGSYKNELIHRRTWADVVDVDIATFEWVNWWNESRLHQSLGYRTPAEVEAEIWEHHPSRKIMEIKANA
- the rplN gene encoding 50S ribosomal protein L14, encoding MIQQESRLRVADNSGARELLVIRVLGGSVRRFAGIGDIVVATVKEAIPGGNVKEGDIVKAVIVRAKKETRRPDGSYIAFDENAAVILKGDNEPRGTRIFGPVARELRDKRFMKIVSLAPEVI
- the rplX gene encoding 50S ribosomal protein L24: MKIHKGDMVIVISGPDKGAKGKVIEAYPKRDKVLVEGVNRVKKHVANSATERGAESGGIVTQEAPIHVSNVAIVDSEGNPTRVGYRFDENGKKVRIARSNGKDI
- the rplE gene encoding 50S ribosomal protein L5 is translated as MSENYTPRLKTRYREEIKKALNEEFKYENVMQIPGVTKVVVNMGVGDAARDSKMINGALEDLTAITGQKPQVRRAKKSIANFKLREGMPIGARVTLRGDRMWEFLDRLLTIALPRIRDFRGLSDQQFDGHGNYTFGLSEQTMFYEIDIDKVDRPRGMDITVVTSATNDEEGRKLLRELGFPFK
- a CDS encoding formate/nitrite transporter family protein, with translation MSLNEAAAVAVKKKLTLLDESLARFAVRATLAGAYLAIGTAFAGVVGMGVEKHAAGLGSLVFAALFGLGLFAIVILGADLATSNMMYMVYGAVKKQVGWGKALWLLVVTTLFNLVGVVIFAAAMSVSAKLGNMDPGHLIATMSAGKLEKTPGGLFVEAVVANFVVNMAIIGAMSAKELVSKFFVIVPIIACFVGLSLEHVIANFCLMLLTVFCASPLPDAFSLGAVLTNWSIAWMGNLIGGGFLMGGVYAWLNSGPEAYRD
- the fdhD gene encoding formate dehydrogenase accessory sulfurtransferase FdhD — protein: MSGRVNATFAVTKVRLDENGHVTQVDTRGDSVAGEEPLEIRVGGQTLTTTMRTPGHDVELAHGFLHSEGHIEKVSDVRGARYCAGASVDGRNPYNLLDVELANPHALTLADLRLTTTTSACGVCGTSSIEALMKQSRYEIPQVPVDPGVVAKLPEALKREQKQFRKTGGIHAAGAFTLDGEPVVVREDVGRHNAADKVIGNLLMEGKLPASDLILVMSSRASFELVNKAAMAGFGMLVAVSAASSLAVTTARETGMALVGFARGDRFNLYSGQLSRDTLPGRS
- a CDS encoding DUF6457 domain-containing protein; its protein translation is MSETPDPIRTAHQWLKEAAELIGASPEEATALIKELLDLTKDVAHTQSRPAAPLTAYLVGLASKNTDEARAHIATLKEALNR
- the rpsH gene encoding 30S ribosomal protein S8, translating into MTMTDPIADMLSRVRNASNAHHDVVSMPTSKLKANIAEILKQEGYIADYSVEGHELSLELKYNNRERSLSGLRRVSKPGLRVYAKSTELPQVLGGLGVAIISTSQGLLTDRQAQEKGVGGEVLAYVW
- the rplF gene encoding 50S ribosomal protein L6, whose amino-acid sequence is MSRIGLAPIAVPKGVDITINGQVVNVKGAKGTLEVELPEPITAAVEDDEIKVSRPDDDRKNRALHGLARSLVNNAVVGVTEGYTKKMEIFGVGYRVQQKGKDLEFSLGYSHPILIEAPEGITFAVDGATKLSVSGIDKQLVGQVAAYIRRLRKDDPYKGKGIRYDGEQVRRKVGKTGK